The Belonocnema kinseyi isolate 2016_QV_RU_SX_M_011 chromosome 10, B_treatae_v1, whole genome shotgun sequence genome has a window encoding:
- the LOC117181517 gene encoding phosphopantothenoylcysteine decarboxylase subunit VHS3-like translates to MVNGCLNLPSIACEIVDLCESDNEVDNDSESDAEILENGYEHDDANEMEVSDNDDDDDDDDDETIFEEDDQEMPSSGQYSGEAEQEEDEDQNIAEDDSNEFEDREALKRSYVERADEIGTASTSEPCVQRGHGRKIPRSSESEQDAIETSQRRGQSG, encoded by the exons ATGGTTAATGGGTGTTTAAATCTACCGTCAATAGCATGTGAGATTGTCGACTTGTGCGAGAGCGACAACGAAGTTGATAACGACAGCGAAAGTGATgcggaaattttggaaaatggatATGAACACGACGACGCCAATGAAATGGAGGTTAGTGACAACGACGACGACGACGATGACGACGATGATGAGACAATATTTGAGGAGGATGACCAGGAGATGCCATCCAGTGGTCAATATTCTGGGGAGGCGGAACAGGAGGAGGATGAGGATCAAAATATTGCTGAGGACGATTCGAATGAATTCGAGGATAGGGAGGCGCTCAAACGGTCATATGTTGAGAGGGCTGATGAAATAG GAACTGCGTCAACTTCTGAGCCATGTGTTCAGCGAGGTCATGGTAGAAAAATACCTCGTTCGTCCGAAAGCGAGCAAGACGCAATAGAGACATCTCAGCGGAGAGGACAGTCAGGATAA